The following coding sequences lie in one Pectobacterium sp. A5351 genomic window:
- a CDS encoding phage tail protein yields the protein MQNPMPPVNTPDNVFHDGNPLTGELGTIVTALFMNNVQAAIRNSQAEIISVLADAGITVDSNKTDQLLTALKATFATNSNMNDRVPSTRTVNGKALSADITLNAGDVGALAKDQNGADITNSALFRKNIGIIESAWGGKAVQLSGANIQDYFKVNRPSDLYQCDSANVTGLPAGFGPSIIEWKSSADGFGVLSIVDVTNPSRTACVVLSNGNWQGWVTPVVSHASTTRIPTRIIEINEPNVNGDYVIEYGGTNGTPSYCYVDFHTDGKQSTDYNVRIAAPPPAPGESLSLLNITASKLLVNSARVWTEGDFTLPLRKEYGGSGMETGAVGNAITTKFATIADWLYVCDRSGNNLCGSVEFEGSGWASFLSVRHRSGGGHDGHDWGWILADEDMTGGSYDYFTLRKKTSNGWLGAVKLYHSGNLTPSTIGAMPTSELVGMPQLFPGAVAPAGWLKCNGQQFDTVQYPVLASRYPSGFLPDLRGEFVRGWDDGRGVDAGRALLSAQSDMFKSHSHATNWQMYAESGALNDHIANGGNIIEPTIFTWPTAETGGDETRPRNIAFNYIVRAA from the coding sequence ATGCAAAACCCAATGCCTCCGGTGAACACACCGGATAATGTATTTCATGATGGCAATCCGTTAACAGGTGAATTGGGAACGATTGTCACCGCGTTATTTATGAATAACGTGCAAGCCGCAATCAGGAATTCACAGGCTGAGATTATTTCTGTATTAGCCGATGCCGGTATTACTGTTGATTCGAATAAAACCGATCAGCTATTAACGGCATTAAAAGCGACGTTTGCAACAAACTCGAACATGAATGACCGTGTGCCATCGACCCGCACAGTTAACGGCAAGGCGTTGTCTGCTGATATCACTCTAAATGCTGGTGATGTTGGCGCATTAGCGAAAGACCAGAACGGCGCAGATATCACAAATTCTGCATTGTTCCGTAAAAACATCGGAATAATTGAATCGGCATGGGGCGGAAAAGCCGTGCAATTAAGCGGCGCCAATATTCAGGACTATTTTAAGGTAAATCGCCCGTCAGACTTATATCAATGTGATTCCGCTAACGTGACGGGGTTACCTGCTGGTTTTGGTCCCAGCATTATTGAATGGAAATCATCGGCTGACGGGTTCGGCGTACTGAGCATTGTCGATGTGACAAATCCGTCCCGAACAGCATGTGTTGTATTGAGTAATGGCAATTGGCAAGGCTGGGTAACGCCTGTTGTATCTCATGCCAGCACGACTCGCATCCCGACTCGAATCATTGAAATCAATGAACCTAATGTAAATGGTGATTATGTCATTGAGTACGGCGGAACGAACGGCACCCCATCATATTGTTATGTTGATTTTCATACAGATGGAAAACAAAGCACTGACTATAACGTCCGTATTGCTGCCCCGCCGCCTGCACCTGGCGAATCCTTATCACTGCTGAATATCACCGCTAGTAAACTTCTTGTGAATTCTGCAAGGGTCTGGACTGAAGGTGACTTTACGTTACCGCTGCGCAAGGAGTACGGCGGCAGCGGCATGGAAACGGGTGCTGTCGGAAACGCAATAACGACCAAGTTTGCGACTATTGCTGACTGGCTCTATGTATGTGACCGCTCTGGAAATAATTTATGTGGTTCAGTTGAATTTGAAGGGTCTGGCTGGGCATCGTTTTTATCAGTACGCCACCGCTCTGGGGGTGGGCATGATGGGCATGATTGGGGGTGGATTCTTGCTGATGAAGATATGACGGGCGGTTCGTATGACTATTTTACGTTACGTAAAAAGACGAGTAATGGATGGTTAGGTGCAGTCAAGTTATATCATTCAGGAAACCTCACCCCGTCAACAATCGGCGCAATGCCTACATCTGAGTTGGTTGGAATGCCGCAGTTGTTCCCTGGCGCAGTAGCGCCAGCGGGCTGGCTAAAATGCAACGGTCAACAGTTCGACACAGTGCAATACCCTGTTCTTGCATCCCGTTATCCGAGCGGTTTCCTGCCTGATTTACGCGGCGAATTCGTTCGCGGCTGGGATGATGGGCGCGGCGTTGATGCGGGGCGTGCGTTACTGTCAGCGCAATCGGATATGTTCAAATCGCACTCGCACGCGACGAACTGGCAAATGTATGCAGAAAGTGGTGCGTTAAATGACCATATCGCGAATGGGGGAAACATTATCGAACCAACAATATTTACGTGGCCGACCGCCGAAACGGGTGGAGATGAAACCCGCCCCCGCAACATCGCCTTTAACTACATCGTGAGAGCCGCATAA
- a CDS encoding tail fiber assembly protein: MSNYSTQIKNAELNERGLAINAGWITVYHVNPETREYQSASYEYVMQGVGLPADSYADEPQLPPVGRALRRSADGQSWEQVPDYRGQTVYHTDTRQAQLVTLFGELPDNVTLLKPASEFDVWNGKKWVIDKDAQAAAAIKTAQQELATRKTAATSRINELTYAVNLDIATDAEKTALTAWQTYAVLLSRIDVSAADIEWPVQPE; the protein is encoded by the coding sequence ATGAGCAACTATTCAACACAAATTAAAAACGCAGAACTGAACGAACGCGGATTAGCAATCAACGCGGGCTGGATTACGGTTTATCACGTTAACCCTGAAACACGCGAATACCAGTCAGCGAGCTACGAGTACGTCATGCAAGGCGTTGGCTTGCCTGCTGACAGCTACGCAGACGAACCGCAATTGCCGCCTGTCGGCCGAGCCTTGCGCCGTAGTGCAGACGGTCAATCATGGGAACAGGTGCCAGACTATCGCGGCCAGACGGTTTACCACACCGACACGAGACAGGCGCAGCTCGTTACGCTGTTCGGTGAACTGCCGGATAACGTCACGCTGCTGAAACCTGCGTCAGAGTTTGATGTCTGGAACGGGAAAAAGTGGGTGATTGACAAAGACGCGCAAGCCGCCGCCGCCATCAAAACGGCACAGCAGGAACTGGCAACACGCAAAACCGCTGCAACATCGCGCATCAATGAACTGACCTATGCGGTAAATCTGGACATTGCTACAGATGCAGAGAAAACAGCGCTGACGGCGTGGCAGACATACGCGGTGCTGCTGAGTCGTATTGATGTGAGTGCTGCTGATATCGAATGGCCTGTTCAGCCTGAATAA
- a CDS encoding entericidin A/B family lipoprotein, whose product MKRITTIVVALLVTATLSGCNTTRGFGQDVQKLGSTISHAAS is encoded by the coding sequence ATGAAACGTATAACAACGATCGTAGTGGCGTTGCTGGTCACAGCAACATTGAGCGGCTGTAACACCACGCGCGGCTTTGGCCAGGATGTGCAAAAGCTCGGTAGCACCATTTCTCACGCAGCCAGCTAA
- a CDS encoding type II toxin-antitoxin system YafQ family toxin, which yields MTRKIERSTEFKKDYKREKKGRHCRTVEADLLVLLNILANDLPISANYVDHPLRGNWRSFRDCHLYPDLILIYKKINNEEDDSGILKLARLGSHSELF from the coding sequence ATGACGAGGAAGATTGAGCGTTCAACAGAGTTTAAAAAAGACTACAAGCGCGAAAAGAAAGGGCGGCACTGTAGAACCGTTGAGGCTGATTTGTTGGTACTATTAAATATACTGGCAAATGATTTACCCATATCGGCTAACTACGTTGACCATCCATTGAGAGGAAATTGGCGTAGCTTCCGAGATTGTCATTTATATCCAGATTTAATTTTAATTTATAAAAAGATCAATAATGAAGAAGACGACTCTGGTATTTTAAAGTTGGCTCGCCTTGGTTCACATAGTGAATTATTTTGA
- a CDS encoding type II toxin-antitoxin system RelB/DinJ family antitoxin, protein MATETYVRAKIDPKTKALATVALESMGLTVSDAIRLLMVQVAEKNELPFKVKGANYINARRTKAAINQLEHGRGKQFDNVAALMDDLNNDEED, encoded by the coding sequence ATGGCGACAGAAACTTATGTAAGGGCGAAGATTGACCCTAAAACAAAGGCGCTTGCAACGGTTGCGCTTGAATCTATGGGGTTAACGGTGAGTGATGCTATTCGATTATTAATGGTGCAAGTTGCAGAGAAAAATGAGCTACCTTTTAAAGTTAAGGGGGCTAATTATATAAATGCACGACGCACGAAGGCTGCAATTAATCAGCTTGAACATGGAAGGGGGAAGCAGTTTGATAATGTTGCGGCTCTGATGGATGATCTGAATAATGACGAGGAAGATTGA
- a CDS encoding type II toxin-antitoxin system RelE/ParE family toxin, whose protein sequence is MNSCKKSETGRERPPDKIKLTPLAQRDLEAIYLYGLLHFNQERAEAYLETIEHAFIAIRHNKIGIERKELATGWCFLLVFTGVREGGSACFVTLV, encoded by the coding sequence ATGAATTCTTGCAAAAAATCAGAAACAGGACGCGAACGGCCACCCGATAAAATCAAGCTAACGCCGCTGGCGCAACGCGATCTGGAAGCGATTTACCTCTACGGTTTGCTGCATTTTAATCAGGAAAGGGCTGAAGCCTATCTGGAAACTATCGAGCACGCATTTATCGCTATCAGGCACAACAAGATAGGGATCGAACGTAAAGAGCTTGCGACAGGCTGGTGTTTTTTGTTGGTGTTTACGGGAGTGAGAGAGGGCGGCAGCGCTTGTTTTGTGACCCTAGTGTGA
- a CDS encoding type II toxin-antitoxin system ParD family antitoxin translates to MARTMTIDLGDELRHYVESLVESGDYRTQSEVIREALRMLREKQAESDLQTLRQLIAEGINSGAPQEWNKDEFLQKIRNRTRTATR, encoded by the coding sequence ATGGCCAGAACCATGACAATTGACCTTGGAGATGAACTTCGCCATTACGTGGAATCGCTGGTGGAATCGGGCGATTACCGCACACAAAGTGAAGTCATTCGGGAAGCGCTGAGAATGCTACGGGAAAAACAGGCGGAGTCAGACCTGCAAACGCTGCGTCAGTTAATCGCTGAAGGGATAAACAGCGGAGCGCCACAGGAGTGGAATAAAGATGAATTCTTGCAAAAAATCAGAAACAGGACGCGAACGGCCACCCGATAA
- the hemW gene encoding radical SAM family heme chaperone HemW, whose translation MLKLPPLSLYIHIPWCVQKCPYCDFNSHALKGDVPHQEYVDHLLADLDADLPLASGRALHSIFIGGGTPSLLSAEAMQALLDGVRARIPLTPDAEITMEANPGTVEADRFSGYQRAGINRISIGVQSFDPQKLTRLGRIHGPDEAKRAAHLATGLGLRSFNLDLMHGLPDQSLDEALDDLRQAIALNPPHLSWYQLTIEPNTLFSSRPPTLPDDDALWDIYEQGHALLSAAGYQQYETSAYAKPGYQCQHNLNYWRFGDYLGVGCGAHGKLTFSDGRILRTVKVRHPRGYMQGTYLDKQHDVANDDRPFEFFMNRFRLLEAAPREDFTAYTGLEEHSIRPQLDLALAQGYLTETATHWQITEHGKLFLNSLLELFLAEEE comes from the coding sequence ATGCTTAAGCTCCCCCCGCTCAGCCTGTACATCCATATTCCGTGGTGCGTACAAAAATGTCCGTACTGCGATTTCAACTCTCACGCGCTGAAAGGCGACGTGCCGCATCAGGAATATGTCGATCACCTGCTGGCGGATCTGGACGCCGATTTGCCGTTAGCGAGCGGTCGTGCGCTACATTCGATCTTCATCGGCGGCGGTACGCCCAGCCTGTTGAGTGCGGAAGCGATGCAGGCGCTGCTCGACGGCGTTCGGGCAAGAATTCCGCTGACGCCGGATGCCGAAATTACGATGGAAGCCAATCCCGGAACGGTTGAAGCTGACCGCTTCAGTGGCTATCAGCGTGCAGGCATAAACCGAATATCTATTGGCGTGCAGAGTTTCGATCCGCAAAAGCTGACGCGCTTAGGGCGTATTCACGGCCCGGACGAAGCCAAGCGTGCCGCGCATCTGGCGACCGGTCTGGGCTTACGCAGCTTTAATCTGGACCTGATGCACGGCTTGCCGGATCAATCGTTGGACGAAGCGCTGGACGATCTGCGTCAGGCCATCGCGCTCAATCCGCCGCATTTATCGTGGTATCAGCTCACCATCGAACCCAATACGCTGTTCAGCTCGCGTCCGCCGACGCTGCCGGACGACGACGCGCTGTGGGACATCTACGAGCAGGGTCACGCGTTACTGAGCGCCGCGGGTTACCAGCAGTATGAAACCTCCGCCTATGCCAAACCGGGCTACCAGTGTCAGCACAACCTGAACTACTGGCGCTTCGGTGATTATTTGGGAGTTGGCTGTGGCGCGCACGGCAAGCTGACGTTCAGCGACGGCCGCATTCTGCGCACGGTCAAAGTCCGCCATCCGCGTGGCTATATGCAGGGCACCTATCTGGATAAACAACACGACGTCGCTAACGACGATCGGCCATTTGAGTTCTTCATGAACCGCTTTCGCCTGCTGGAAGCCGCGCCACGCGAGGATTTCACCGCGTATACCGGTCTGGAAGAACATAGCATCCGCCCACAGTTGGATCTGGCGCTGGCGCAAGGCTATCTGACAGAAACCGCCACGCACTGGCAAATCACCGAACACGGCAAACTGTTCCTGAATTCCCTGCTGGAACTGTTTCTGGCAGAAGAAGAGTAA
- a CDS encoding XTP/dITP diphosphatase, with amino-acid sequence MQKVVLATGNPGKVRELASLLADFGLNIVAQTELGVDSAEETGLTFIENAILKARHAAQITGLPAIADDSGLAVDALGGAPGIYSARYAGVDASDQQNLDKLLLALKDVPDEQRRASFHCVLVYLRHAEDPTPIVCHGSWQGVLTHEAAGSGGFGYDPIFFVPELGKTAAELTREEKNAQSHRGQALRLLLDALRNA; translated from the coding sequence ATGCAAAAAGTGGTTTTGGCTACCGGAAACCCCGGTAAAGTGCGCGAGCTCGCCAGCTTGCTGGCCGATTTCGGTCTGAATATTGTGGCTCAGACTGAGCTAGGTGTGGATTCCGCCGAAGAAACCGGTCTGACTTTCATCGAAAATGCCATCCTGAAAGCACGTCATGCGGCGCAAATCACGGGGCTACCGGCGATTGCCGATGATTCCGGTCTGGCTGTTGATGCACTGGGCGGCGCGCCGGGCATTTACTCGGCCCGCTACGCGGGTGTGGATGCCAGCGACCAGCAAAATCTGGATAAGCTGCTGCTGGCGCTAAAAGATGTGCCGGACGAACAGCGTCGCGCCAGCTTCCACTGCGTGCTGGTTTACCTGCGCCACGCGGAAGACCCGACGCCGATTGTCTGCCACGGTAGCTGGCAAGGTGTACTGACGCATGAAGCCGCAGGCAGCGGCGGTTTTGGCTATGACCCCATCTTCTTCGTGCCTGAGCTGGGTAAAACAGCCGCAGAGCTGACGCGTGAAGAGAAGAACGCACAGTCTCACCGTGGTCAGGCGCTGCGCTTGCTGCTGGATGCGTTACGCAATGCTTAA
- the yggU gene encoding DUF167 family protein YggU, with amino-acid sequence MSAITRHGDALVIRLYIQPKASRDQIVGLHGDELKVAITAPPVDGQANAHLTKFLAKQFRVAKSLVVIEKGELGRHKQIRITHPQHIPTDVADFIE; translated from the coding sequence GTGAGTGCCATTACCCGCCACGGCGATGCGCTGGTGATTCGGCTGTATATTCAGCCGAAAGCCAGTCGGGATCAGATCGTGGGTTTGCATGGCGACGAGCTAAAAGTCGCCATTACCGCACCACCGGTGGATGGGCAGGCCAATGCCCATCTGACCAAATTTCTCGCCAAACAGTTTCGGGTCGCCAAGAGTCTGGTCGTGATTGAAAAAGGCGAACTCGGGCGGCATAAACAGATTAGAATTACCCATCCGCAACACATCCCGACTGACGTCGCGGACTTCATTGAATAA
- a CDS encoding YggT family protein: MLTLTFLVKTLVDLYVMVLLLRIWMQWSRSDFYNPLSQFVVKITQPIVGPLRRILPSLGPIDSASLLLAFILTTIKYPLLLLIQVGAISLSPMNLLVGLISLIKSAGYLVFWVIIIRSIMSWVSQGRSPIEYLLHQLTEPLMAPLRRIIPVMGGIDFSAMAVILILYMLNYLGMDLFPGLWFLL, translated from the coding sequence ATGCTCACCCTGACTTTTCTGGTCAAAACGCTGGTTGACCTCTATGTAATGGTCCTGTTGCTGCGCATCTGGATGCAGTGGTCACGTAGCGATTTCTATAACCCGCTGTCGCAGTTTGTCGTCAAAATCACCCAGCCGATTGTCGGGCCGCTGCGCCGCATTCTGCCATCGTTAGGGCCGATTGACAGCGCCTCGCTGTTGCTGGCCTTTATTCTGACGACGATCAAATACCCGCTACTGCTTTTGATTCAGGTTGGCGCGATTTCCCTCAGCCCAATGAACCTGCTGGTCGGGCTGATTTCGCTGATTAAATCCGCAGGCTATCTGGTCTTCTGGGTCATCATCATCCGTTCCATCATGAGCTGGGTTAGTCAGGGCCGTAGCCCTATTGAGTATCTGCTGCATCAGTTGACTGAACCGCTCATGGCGCCGCTCCGTCGCATTATTCCGGTCATGGGCGGCATTGATTTCTCTGCGATGGCCGTGATTCTGATTCTGTATATGCTCAACTATCTGGGCATGGACCTGTTCCCGGGGCTGTGGTTCCTGCTGTGA
- the proC gene encoding pyrroline-5-carboxylate reductase — protein MQQRKIAFIGAGNMAQAIIAGLVNGGYPAQHISVCAPSGKNRDALAAQYGVISSADNVRCAQEADVIVLAVKPQMMATVCEPLHEHINFTGKLVLSIAAGISIARFQALLGAPLNIVRIMPNTPSLVGKGMSGMYAPASVSQADKDFTAQLMQSVGKICWVDSEPGINGVIAAAGSAPAYFFLFMEAMQQEAIRQGFSPETARLLVQQAASGAAALVEANPDTPLSTLRENVTSKGGTTAEALRVFNEQQLTQTVAEAMQAAIARAQEMETLF, from the coding sequence ATGCAGCAACGTAAAATAGCGTTTATTGGTGCCGGAAACATGGCGCAGGCCATTATCGCCGGATTAGTCAACGGCGGTTACCCCGCTCAACACATCAGCGTCTGCGCACCTTCGGGTAAGAACCGCGATGCGCTGGCTGCACAATACGGCGTGATCAGCAGTGCAGACAATGTCCGTTGCGCGCAGGAAGCGGACGTCATTGTGCTGGCCGTCAAACCGCAAATGATGGCGACAGTTTGCGAACCGCTGCATGAACACATCAATTTCACGGGTAAACTGGTACTCTCGATTGCAGCAGGCATCAGCATTGCCCGTTTTCAGGCGCTGCTGGGAGCGCCGCTTAATATCGTGCGGATTATGCCAAATACGCCGTCTCTGGTCGGAAAAGGCATGAGCGGAATGTATGCTCCCGCGTCCGTCAGTCAGGCAGATAAAGACTTCACCGCACAGTTGATGCAAAGCGTCGGTAAGATTTGCTGGGTGGATAGCGAACCGGGCATTAACGGCGTGATCGCCGCGGCAGGCAGTGCCCCCGCCTATTTCTTTCTGTTTATGGAAGCGATGCAGCAGGAAGCCATCCGTCAGGGATTCAGCCCGGAAACCGCTCGCCTGCTGGTGCAGCAGGCCGCGTCAGGTGCTGCCGCGCTGGTTGAAGCCAATCCCGATACGCCGCTGTCAACGCTACGGGAAAATGTCACCTCCAAGGGCGGCACGACGGCAGAAGCGCTGCGGGTATTTAACGAACAACAGTTGACGCAAACCGTGGCTGAGGCCATGCAGGCGGCAATTGCTCGCGCACAGGAAATGGAAACGCTTTTTTAA
- a CDS encoding YggS family pyridoxal phosphate-dependent enzyme, whose protein sequence is MTTIQQNLQDIRQQIATAAAHCARAPEEITLLAVSKTKPVSAIEEAIAAGQKAFGENYVQEGVEKIHYFQENHPTTPLEWHFIGPLQSNKSRLVAENFDWFHTVDRLRIAQRLSEQRPATLPPLNVLLQINISSEPSKSGIMVDELAELAASVAALPNLQLRGLMAIPAPETDYEQQLAVFKQMATLFQTLSATYPHVDTLSMGMTDDMRAAITAGSTLVRIGTAIFGARDYAVKDYAAKSV, encoded by the coding sequence ATGACGACAATCCAGCAGAATCTACAGGACATCCGGCAGCAAATCGCCACCGCCGCTGCGCATTGCGCGCGAGCGCCAGAAGAAATTACGCTACTTGCAGTCAGTAAAACCAAACCTGTGAGCGCGATCGAAGAAGCCATCGCGGCAGGACAAAAGGCGTTTGGCGAGAACTACGTTCAGGAAGGCGTGGAGAAGATTCATTATTTCCAGGAAAACCATCCGACTACGCCGCTGGAATGGCACTTTATCGGCCCGTTACAGTCAAACAAAAGTCGGCTGGTGGCCGAGAATTTTGACTGGTTTCATACCGTAGATCGGCTGCGCATCGCGCAGCGTCTGAGTGAACAACGTCCGGCCACGTTGCCGCCGTTAAACGTGCTATTGCAGATTAATATCAGCAGTGAACCGAGCAAATCCGGCATTATGGTGGATGAACTCGCGGAGCTTGCCGCCAGCGTCGCCGCGTTACCTAATCTGCAACTGCGTGGCCTGATGGCGATTCCGGCACCGGAAACCGATTACGAACAGCAGTTGGCGGTTTTTAAACAAATGGCAACGCTGTTCCAAACGTTGTCCGCAACTTATCCGCATGTTGATACACTTTCTATGGGGATGACGGACGACATGCGCGCGGCGATTACCGCGGGCAGCACGCTGGTGCGCATTGGCACAGCAATCTTTGGCGCGCGCGACTATGCCGTAAAAGACTATGCCGCAAAAAGTGTATAA
- a CDS encoding type IV pilus twitching motility protein PilT, translating to MELDEWIARSVKHNASDLHLCSGHPPVLRVDGRLQPENTLPRLTPEQVAQWCDAWLEPAQREQLRQFGQVDGALMLADGQRLRVNVFRQRQGLSAALRIIPSAQPSLDGLQAPPILSTLLEKPNGLILITGATGSGKSTTLAAMLGALNDSSDRHVITLEDPIEFIHASRRCLIQQREIGTHSASFAQALRATLREDPDVILLGELRDTETIRLALTAAETGHLVLSTLHTRSASQAVDRLIDVFPGEEKAYVRSQLATCLQAVVTQKLLPATQGGRIALYEVLTVTAAVSNLIREGKTHQLPGLIQTGTAAGMQTFEQSYQQRCRDRLISHSYDPVV from the coding sequence ATGGAATTGGATGAGTGGATAGCGCGTAGTGTAAAACATAATGCCTCGGATCTGCATCTTTGTAGCGGGCATCCGCCAGTATTGCGTGTGGATGGGCGGCTACAGCCTGAAAATACCTTACCACGTTTAACACCGGAGCAGGTGGCACAATGGTGCGATGCCTGGCTCGAACCCGCGCAGCGAGAGCAACTGCGGCAGTTTGGTCAAGTGGACGGTGCGTTAATGCTGGCTGATGGGCAACGTCTGCGGGTGAATGTGTTTCGCCAGCGGCAAGGGCTGTCTGCGGCGCTGCGTATTATTCCGTCTGCTCAGCCTTCATTGGACGGGCTACAGGCACCACCCATTCTATCGACGTTACTGGAAAAACCGAATGGGCTGATTCTGATTACCGGTGCGACGGGGAGTGGAAAGTCCACGACGCTGGCAGCCATGCTCGGGGCGTTAAACGACAGCAGCGATCGCCATGTGATTACGCTGGAGGATCCGATCGAATTTATCCATGCCAGCCGACGTTGCCTGATTCAACAGCGGGAGATCGGTACGCACAGCGCATCTTTTGCGCAGGCGTTACGGGCGACATTGCGGGAAGATCCTGATGTGATTCTGTTGGGGGAATTGCGTGATACGGAGACGATCCGCCTGGCGCTGACGGCGGCGGAAACCGGCCATCTGGTGTTATCCACGCTGCATACGCGCAGTGCCTCTCAGGCGGTCGATCGTTTGATTGACGTCTTTCCCGGCGAAGAGAAAGCCTATGTTCGCAGCCAGCTCGCCACCTGTTTGCAAGCTGTGGTGACGCAAAAGTTATTGCCAGCCACACAAGGTGGCCGCATCGCGCTTTATGAAGTACTGACGGTGACAGCGGCAGTGAGCAACCTGATTCGGGAGGGGAAAACACACCAGCTTCCCGGCCTGATTCAAACGGGAACGGCTGCGGGAATGCAAACGTTCGAACAAAGCTACCAGCAGCGCTGTAGGGATAGGCTTATTTCACACAGTTACGACCCTGTCGTTTAG